The genomic segment CTTCCAGATAGATCTCGCTCTAAACACCTGGGCAAAAATACGACGCTTGAGgactacaagaaaaaaaggtaaacGCCGCAGAAGCTGCCAATAAGGTGCATGCCACTTTGAGGCTGTTGAGTTCCATTGAAACCCTTTCAAAGGTTTTGCTCTCGGCTCCATCGCGTGGAAATAGCGGTTGACTTGATTCCAAGTgttgtgatttatttgatgtttATTCCAAGGAGGTTTGAATCGTTTCAATATTTACTCTGAATGACAGTCAAACGGGAAACGTGATGACATATTCCGACGAGTGTGACTCAACAATATCCGACGTCATTTTTCAGCTCCTCATCACTAAGTCATCAACTCGGGCTGCTCAAAAGAGATGAGTCATTTTTCTATTTGACATTTGTAATCGCCCAGAGACATTTTAGTCAGTGAATGACACGGTGTCGACTGGTGTCCCAGTTTAAGAGCACACTCCGGCGTCATGTTCCTAAAAGGGAGCAATTCCaatgctgcctgcctgcctgcccatGATGAATGTGTCTCGTCTCCCCTTGTCACTTGCTTCGTGTTTTCCCCTAACCCTTAAAGAAGTCCCGAAATCACTTGCATCACTTCTGAGACACTTGCTTAGGCGTTGGCACTGAAATGCTGATGACGAATGTCCTATTTGAATCCACAGTCATCCCTCGCTTCACGCAGGTTACAAGCTGAAGTTAAATGCTGCAGTATGGAGAGCACAACTTGGCTTTGAGCATTGATCCAcgattgattgacagctatTGTTTTCTCAGACAAAAGATTTGGCTTTTCAAAGTTAACCCTAAGCCTTCAAATGATCCGCTCAACAATGGGGAGTCAAACAACAAATAGAAGGCTGGAGATTTTGGCTGAAAGTAGTTCAGTCATTGGCTGACATCATAGCAGAACAATTTGCCAAGCCAGCAGAATCATTTGCAAATGGTACATTCACTGAATAGTTTTTGCATGGACTGACTAGCAATCAATACCATTGTTAAACAACATTGTTGTCTTGCTTCTTCAGATGAAGCCACTAAATCAGAGGTGCCTGAaccttttccttccttccttccttccttccttccttccttccttccttccttccttccttccttccttccttccttccttccttccaaaaAGTCGTGTGCGTGGCATAGTAGTGTATTCCTTTTCTTTGGCAGGCACCATGTTGAGACCGGCGGATGACGTCATGTCGTTGACCCCTTTCACGCACCCACTTGCTATTGAGTGATGCGCCATGGAGGCCTATggatggacttttttttttttcttaatctcTAGATTGCCttaattgaaacaaaaatgtcccTAGTACATCCATCTGAAAGAATTGTGGGAGTGTGCATCCTATTACATGTGTGCGGTATTGTAATCAAGTATGTTTGAcatgaggctttttttttgtttgctccaAGGCATTGTTAACAAGCTGAGACAAGCCACAGACAGAACCCATGGCACGGTACGGCCAAGTTGCCTGCCTTTGATGAATTCCATTCTGTGCTCGCAGTCCTCGACTAACCAGTAGAGCAAGCTGACGCTCACCATACGTAGATGTGTGTATGCTGTTGTCATTGCCCAAATAGGTTTCTTGCTTGAAACAATACGCGTTAATACCTTGTGGTTCGGCATCAAAGAAAAGTAGGTCGATGTTGTCATGATGATTCTGCTGGCTGTATATTTTCTAGGGCTTTCTTTCACCTGTTTTGCCCAATAGACAAGTAGCAGTTgaatccctccctccctaaaTGCATTTCAGACTGTCGTCTGCGCTTTGAATCTTGTATTTGAGTTTTCCTGGAGCTGTGATGTCATACTTTCCAAAAGCAATCAGTAGTAACTGTCGAGTTGTTTTTGCCGTCCGTGCATGTGACACCCATCGAAAATTTGGATGCATGGAAAATGCAGCTCAAGATTGGCTGTTTTCTTCCCCCAGTGCCCACGTTGGCCCAGTTTTTGCGCATTGGTTAAATGAGCAGGAAGAACAAGAGATGATACGTATGCGGTGCCCCCTTCTTTTTGAGAGTATCATTCAGGTCTGTGGAAGCACCCCCAGGACATCTGCTGTTAAATGATGATTTCATGCCGTGTTGAGCAAATAGCCTTAAGGTTGAGTGGAGCCACTTAAAGTGGCTATAATTACCACTGAGATCGGACTTAATTGGAAGTGACACGAACCAATGGTTAGGCTCAGATATGCTGCTTAGTGCTAATAAGAGCAACCATCTATTCATGccgggcgggcaggcaggcagtcagtcaggcaggcaggcagtcaGGCAGTCAGGCAGTCAGGcagtcaggcaggcaggcaggcaggcagccctgcaggcaggcagccctgcaggcaggcagccctgcaggcaggcagccctgcaggcaggcaggctttCTGATATTTGTCATATGTGCTTAGCAACAACAGCCAAGTGTGGATTTGCAGCACGCTGGCTGTCCCCGGCAAGGACGGGCCGGCGGCGTGAAAGCCAATGCGAGAGCACTGAGCCGATTAAgtccttttgttttgctcttagCGCAGGTTAGCCCAGGTTAGCGCAGGTTAGCGGACCTCCGTTTAGGATGGCTGGCGGTGGTCGCTGATTGAGGCGAGCTGCCGTTTTCTTCTTTAGGACATTGTGGCATTGAGACTGCGTTATGTGTATACACATGAAGGAAGTGAAGGCAAAGGGTGTTGTTTTGAAAGAGCTCCATTTGCTTCATAGCTTGAAATGTCCTTCATGTCAGACTGCCTTAAGTGCTTTCCATTgggaagaagaagcagcagcagcagcagcagcagcagcagcagcaacaggtatgtagtcagtcagtcagtccttCTCCTCACTCAACCGAGTTATCAACTCTGCATCAACCTTTGTTGACCTGGGTGGGGCTTCTACGTTGACATGGATGAGCCAAGAGAAAGATGAAGATTTGAAAAGAGCTTGTCTGCTGCCATTAGCCTGCATTCTTCGATTGGTGACAATTTGCCATCCATCACTTGGTTGCTTGTGTTTTGGTCATTGTGGTCAAATGTGGACTACCGTAATGGAATTGACCATCCAGCTACATGTAGACAATCACGCCTAAGGACAATTTCTGtagcatgcatgcatgtttgtttgtttgtttgacggATATGGAGATGTCTATGTGAATGAATGCATATGGGGTGCCAAGTTGAACTGGAAAATTGCTTTTGAACGAAAGAAAGGTTGCGAGTGCAGTCGGTCTCAAAGCGATCAAATGAATTCTAAATTGGTTTGATGTAACTGACCATTGAATGACATTGAAAAGTTCCGCCTTTGGGGAGCTGTCGTTTGACCTGTTCTACACTTGGTCTTTAAGAAATCTCTTCGTGCCAGATTTACCGTACGGACAAGTTACAATGCATTTGTACTTTCATCCCAAAAAAGCTTGGCTTGTTCTTTCCCCATGATTCATTCCCGTTTGGCTGATGAAACCAGTCAATTTGcgggatcaataaagtgtTGTTCTTCAAGGGACTTAATGCTTCTGTTCCCTCCTCACAAGTGTGTCAAATCCTGTTTACTCCAGTTTTCCTGCTGATGAACATTGTACGGAGTCGTTTAGAAAGGTCAAAAAGCTCAAGCATGACGGGACATTATCTGCTTTCTTTTATTCCTATTTTACATCATTGGATATACTAATTGACTGTATGAATCAAAGATGTACAAGGAGATTGGCCTTCTAACATCTTTGCCCAAACCGTTTGTGCAGGATGGAGTCCTCGTGTCTGGAGCTGGCCTTGGAAGGCGAAAGGCTCTGTAAGGCGGCCAATTATCGTGCCGGCGTGTCTTTCTTTGAGTCTGCCATCCAGGTTGGAACGGAGGACCTCCAAATCCTCAGCGCCATCTACAGCCAGCTCGGCAACGCTTACTTTCACTTGCAGGAGTATAACAAAGCCTTGGAGTACCATCGGCACGATCTCACGCTTACCAGGTAGGGTGACGTCGACGGTTGGTTTTTCTCAATCAAAAAAGCCAATTCTAAGCATGCTGTTCCGTCACGTTCTAAGCTTGGCTCCTTTATCTTTTAGGACAATCGGCGATGAAGTCGGCGAGGCCAAAGCCAGCGGCAACCTCGGGAACACATTAAAGCTTCTAGGGCGCTATAATGAAGCCGTGGTTTGCTGCCAAAGACATTTAGACATCGCCAGAGCCATGTGTGACAAGGTGAGTCACCATTGGAGTCTACTCATAATGTGAACTCCTTACCCTTCCTGTTTATATGTATTTGCTCGCTGAGCCTGCAGATACGATTCAAATGTTGGGCATTAGTCCCATTTGAAGATCCAATCATATCTGCGTATCTTCAATCAGACAGGAGCAAACACAAGAAACAGGAATGGTAAGGTCTGCAGACTCCAACTTTCATTTGCTCTACTCATTTGTGGCTTGCGCCTCCAGTGTTGTTCATCTCATCCAACTTCTGTGTTTGAGCCCAAAGCACATGCTGTCTATTCCGTGAATTATTTCCACATCCACCGAGTGTGTGTTGATCCGTCCCAGATGCGTCCACGCCTCCGTGCACGCCTTTGTGCACTTGTGGACACACTGGGCTTGGTTTTGGCACTTGCTTGCATTTCAGATGCTTGTACTTAAGCCACCCTTCTATGCATAAAATTGCATCATGACTCGAGATGTGCActgtgtatttgttttcttttgggaTTGTAAAAATGAATCCGATGATGACTGTTTTCAGTGATGccccagccggccggccggccagccagccagccacttTGGTTCTCGCTTATATTGAGAGCTCAAATTGTGCATGCCGGCAgctctactctactctactctactctactctactctgctgtgctgtgctgtgctgtgctgtgctgtgctgtgctgtgctgtgctgtgctgtgctgtgctgtgctgtgctgtgctgtgctgtgctgtgctgtcaGTGTATTTTTATAACAACCGTGCCTTGCGCTGTAGGTTGGGCAGGCCCGAGCGCTGTATAATTTTGGGAACGTCTACCACGCCAAGGGTAAAAGCATCTGCTGGTCGGGGACAGAGCCAGGAGAGTTTCCAGAGGAAGCCAGGATCGCCCTGAGGAAAGCTTCACAGTACTATGAGTGAGTCTTTCTCGacttgattttttgttttctatatTCCGTGACTCAGAGCACCAAGCAGTGCATCGTGTACAAATGGTGTGACCTTTTTCAGCATGGTATagataataattattataattcatGTTTTTGCATGTGAATCTATTCAGATATGATCCCACTAAATTGTACTCACTGGttgcatttgtctttttctatCCCCAAGCTACAAAAGAAGCCACTGTGTGCATAAAAAGAGGAGCAAAAGTTTGTATCAATATTGTTGGCTGTACTTTCAGGGCAAATCTGTGCTTGGTGAAGGAGTTGGGAGATCATGCGGCCCAGGGTCGCACCTATGGGAACCTTGGCAATACCTATTATCTGCTGGGCGACTTTGAAACTGCGGTCGCAGCACATGAAAAGGTGAACCAATCCAATTCATGTGGTTTTTGCCCGTGAAGGGACGACGAGGTGCCTGCCGAAACAATGAAAActcattttgatttgtgtAATATTAagccttccattttttttgtttgttttgccagCGCCTTCTTATTGCCAAAGAATTTGGAGACAAGTCTGCTGAAAGGAGGGCGCACTGTAACCTTGGCAATGCTCATATATTCCTTAGCCAGTTTGAAGTGGCGGCCGGTCATTACAAGTAAGTTTGACGTGATCTCATCATGATGATCCATCCGTAGATGATGTGCTGTTTGAGTAGCTTCGTAAATAGCACATCTCTTTACACCTTGAAATGAATCCAAAAGGAGATTGCTTCTCCAGCAAGCACTCGTTGTCATTCAAATACTTGATACTGATTAGACAAAGATGAGAGTAATTGCATAAAGGAAAAAAGAGCCATAACATTAACTGACAATAATGTTACATCACgatgacaaataaatagaaacTTCTGGAAAAAACCAAAGTTGACTCAAACGATGCTCTGCTCTGTAAAATGAGTCCTTCAAGAGGAAGACctcagaaaacaaacaaacaaacaaaggaataaaatggagaggaaaaaaatggaatatcCCTTCTCCGGCCAGCCAAGACATTCTTTCAGCCGGTCTTCccctctgctctgctctgcttttCCTTCAGGAGGACTCTGCAGCTGGCCAGGCTTTTGAAGGACAAGGCGGTGGAGGCCCAAGCCTGTTACAGTCTGGGCAACACCTACACACTCCTTCAGGACTATGAGAGAGCCATTGATTATCACCTCAAACATTTGCTCATTGCTCAGGAGCTCAACGACAGGTACAGGCAATTCCTTTGTCCTGCTTCTCGACTAGTAGGTCATTCCAATCCAAATGAGCTGAAGTGAAGAACCTCAACTGGGACTGAATGTTGTCATTCACCATTCCCATTTTCTCTGATGTGAATAACAGTCCCATGTCACGTCAAGCTGCTTTGCTCTTTGTTCTTCTTCAGGATCGGTGAAGGAAGGGCATACTGGAGTCTAGGAAACGCCCACACCGCCCTGGGGAACCACGAGCAAGCTATGCACTTTGCAGAAAAACATCTGGAAATTGCCAAAGAGGTGAGTGAGCCAGCGAGTACAGTGTTTACTACCCCACGTCCTTCCGCTCAGTCTTTGTGTAGCGGCAACATCGCCATCTAGCGGTCAAAGACGGAGCAGCGCTCACGAACTACAGTACAAATAGCTGGCTGGCTactctttgggggggggggggatcttaCTTCATCAATCAGCTCAGATGAACTttggataatggatggatttattcCTTTAGACTGGAGACCAAAGTGGTGAGGCGACTGCACGGATGAATTTGTCCGACCTCCGGCTAGTCGTGGGTCTGAAGTCCAACATCTATCCCAACATCttcagcaaaacacacactcctCTGTCAGCTAGCCACCAGAGTTACCTCAACATGTCGGGTAAATACGCATTGATCGGTTACAGTTGGTGTTTGAAAGAGATGAGAAAGTATTTGTCGTTAACATTTGGTTGAAATGTGCGCTTTAGGGAGAAAGTCCCCATCAAGGAGGCAAGGCAGTACAGAGACCCTGGACAGTCCAAGTCAAAGTGGAGATTTAACCTTGCATTCGGTTTGTGTACCATTGATGATATTCATCCGATATCAAGCAACAGTGAGAAAAGATTCTGAAAGTCATGTTTGCGACCTTCAATGCCATTTCCAGAACTGGGAGGAAGATAGACTCTCGAGGACTTCCAAAAATAACACCATAAAGGCTTCCACTAAGCTCTTCCTCTTCCACCGACTAAAAAGCAAGAAGCATAAAAGCAACACATTTCCAAAAGAGCAGCCTGAAAAGATGTCGGAGCGCTCATTGCCTGATTTGGACCCGCCGCTGTCTCCAAAGGTACTTTTGAATGGGACAGCTCAGCAGCCATGCTGTCGTATATTCCAGGGCTGGTGTCCCAAAAGACATACTATTTGGAACTGACTTTTCCCTTTGAATATTGTTGCTTCTTCCTGTAGCCAGCATCACACGATACCATCGGGGAGGACGGCTTTTTCGACCTCCTCTCTCGTTTCCAGGGCAACCGAATGGATGACCAAAGGTGCTCTCTTTTAGACGGCTCAAGGCATCAGCCTGCCACTTCCTCTCCCTCATCTAGCCCACCTCTAGCTGAAAGGAAATGTAAGTCTGTCCCCATCTGTTTTCACACCATTCTATCCTCCACTTTCTGTATGTATGACACTGACCGGTAGAGTCTGTCAACCTGGCACAAGATGGTGTGAATACAGAAACTTTCCCTTAACATCGGAAATGTTGCTGTAAGGCAAGTCTAGCTGGATAGCccggcccagcccagcccagcccgcTTCATCATCAATTGGGGAtgatgcttgcttgcttgcttgcttgcatcTGGGATTGATGCAACAACCTGAAATTAGGGATGACTTGACTTCCTAAGTATTGTCAGCATCAGGCACTCAGTCACTGTCGTTGATTCTCTTTCTAGCTATACTGGCTTGCGAAACACCATTGCAGGATCCTGCTCATTTCCTGGAGCTGCTGGCCAGCTCCCAGGCCCGTCGTCTGGACGACCAACGAGTCAGCCTGAGCCATTTTCCTGGCTTGAGACTCAGCACCT from the Syngnathus acus chromosome 4, fSynAcu1.2, whole genome shotgun sequence genome contains:
- the LOC119121900 gene encoding G-protein-signaling modulator 2-like isoform X3, producing MESSCLELALEGERLCKAANYRAGVSFFESAIQVGTEDLQILSAIYSQLGNAYFHLQEYNKALEYHRHDLTLTRTIGDEVGEAKASGNLGNTLKLLGRYNEAVVCCQRHLDIARAMCDKVGQARALYNFGNVYHAKGKSICWSGTEPGEFPEEARIALRKASQYYEANLCLVKELGDHAAQGRTYGNLGNTYYLLGDFETAVAAHEKRLLIAKEFGDKSAERRAHCNLGNAHIFLSQFEVAAGHYKRTLQLARLLKDKAVEAQACYSLGNTYTLLQDYERAIDYHLKHLLIAQELNDRIGEGRAYWSLGNAHTALGNHEQAMHFAEKHLEIAKETGDQSGEATARMNLSDLRLVVGLKSNIYPNIFSKTHTPLSASHQSYLNMSGRKSPSRRQGSTETLDSPSQSGDLTLHSNWEEDRLSRTSKNNTIKASTKLFLFHRLKSKKHKSNTFPKEQPEKMSERSLPDLDPPLSPKPASHDTIGEDGFFDLLSRFQGNRMDDQRCSLLDGSRHQPATSSPSSSPPLAERKSILACETPLQDPAHFLELLASSQARRLDDQRVSLSHFPGLRLSTCDRPSTPSTSSENQDPLQAPSSSADPAHTPSQYSCIQTTLNQPEGDDVFFDMLVKCQGSRLNDQRCAAPPSATRGPTVPDEDFFSLILRSQSNRMEEQRVVPPSDVSPSKPD
- the LOC119121900 gene encoding G-protein-signaling modulator 2-like isoform X2, yielding MMESSCLELALEGERLCKAANYRAGVSFFESAIQVGTEDLQILSAIYSQLGNAYFHLQEYNKALEYHRHDLTLTRTIGDEVGEAKASGNLGNTLKLLGRYNEAVVCCQRHLDIARAMCDKVGQARALYNFGNVYHAKGKSICWSGTEPGEFPEEARIALRKASQYYEANLCLVKELGDHAAQGRTYGNLGNTYYLLGDFETAVAAHEKRLLIAKEFGDKSAERRAHCNLGNAHIFLSQFEVAAGHYKRTLQLARLLKDKAVEAQACYSLGNTYTLLQDYERAIDYHLKHLLIAQELNDRIGEGRAYWSLGNAHTALGNHEQAMHFAEKHLEIAKETGDQSGEATARMNLSDLRLVVGLKSNIYPNIFSKTHTPLSASHQSYLNMSGRKSPSRRQGSTETLDSPSQSGDLTLHSNWEEDRLSRTSKNNTIKASTKLFLFHRLKSKKHKSNTFPKEQPEKMSERSLPDLDPPLSPKPASHDTIGEDGFFDLLSRFQGNRMDDQRCSLLDGSRHQPATSSPSSSPPLAERKSILACETPLQDPAHFLELLASSQARRLDDQRVSLSHFPGLRLSTCDRPSTPSTSSENQDPLQAPSSSADPAHTPSQYSCIQTTLNQPEGDDVFFDMLVKCQGSRLNDQRCAAPPSATRGPTVPDEDFFSLILRSQSNRMEEQRVVPPSDVSPSKPD
- the LOC119121900 gene encoding G-protein-signaling modulator 2-like isoform X1; amino-acid sequence: MARMESSCLELALEGERLCKAANYRAGVSFFESAIQVGTEDLQILSAIYSQLGNAYFHLQEYNKALEYHRHDLTLTRTIGDEVGEAKASGNLGNTLKLLGRYNEAVVCCQRHLDIARAMCDKVGQARALYNFGNVYHAKGKSICWSGTEPGEFPEEARIALRKASQYYEANLCLVKELGDHAAQGRTYGNLGNTYYLLGDFETAVAAHEKRLLIAKEFGDKSAERRAHCNLGNAHIFLSQFEVAAGHYKRTLQLARLLKDKAVEAQACYSLGNTYTLLQDYERAIDYHLKHLLIAQELNDRIGEGRAYWSLGNAHTALGNHEQAMHFAEKHLEIAKETGDQSGEATARMNLSDLRLVVGLKSNIYPNIFSKTHTPLSASHQSYLNMSGRKSPSRRQGSTETLDSPSQSGDLTLHSNWEEDRLSRTSKNNTIKASTKLFLFHRLKSKKHKSNTFPKEQPEKMSERSLPDLDPPLSPKPASHDTIGEDGFFDLLSRFQGNRMDDQRCSLLDGSRHQPATSSPSSSPPLAERKSILACETPLQDPAHFLELLASSQARRLDDQRVSLSHFPGLRLSTCDRPSTPSTSSENQDPLQAPSSSADPAHTPSQYSCIQTTLNQPEGDDVFFDMLVKCQGSRLNDQRCAAPPSATRGPTVPDEDFFSLILRSQSNRMEEQRVVPPSDVSPSKPD
- the LOC119121900 gene encoding G-protein-signaling modulator 2-like isoform X4, with product MARMESSCLELALEGERLCKAANYRAGVSFFESAIQVGTEDLQILSAIYSQLGNAYFHLQEYNKALEYHRHDLTLTRTIGDEVGEAKASGNLGNTLKLLGRYNEAVVCCQRHLDIARAMCDKVGQARALYNFGNVYHAKGKSICWSGTEPGEFPEEARIALRKASQYYEANLCLVKELGDHAAQGRTYGNLGNTYYLLGDFETAVAAHEKRLLIAKEFGDKSAERRAHCNLGNAHIFLSQFEVAAGHYKRTLQLARLLKDKAVEAQACYSLGNTYTLLQDYERAIDYHLKHLLIAQELNDRIGEGRAYWSLGNAHTALGNHEQAMHFAEKHLEIAKETGDQSGEATARMNLSDLRLVVGLKSNIYPNIFSKTHTPLSASHQSYLNMSGRKSPSRRQGSTETLDSPSQSGDLTLHSNWEEDRLSRTSKNNTIKASTKLFLFHRLKSKKHKSNTFPKEQPEKMSERSLPDLDPPLSPKGNRMDDQRCSLLDGSRHQPATSSPSSSPPLAERKSILACETPLQDPAHFLELLASSQARRLDDQRVSLSHFPGLRLSTCDRPSTPSTSSENQDPLQAPSSSADPAHTPSQYSCIQTTLNQPEGDDVFFDMLVKCQGSRLNDQRCAAPPSATRGPTVPDEDFFSLILRSQSNRMEEQRVVPPSDVSPSKPD